The following proteins are co-located in the Conyzicola lurida genome:
- a CDS encoding signal peptidase I, whose protein sequence is MSRHSTAVAPASGRLPLDGRAAVHAGGARHERRAPAEKTLVQYLGVAVSAAVLVIVVALAALVIVLPLAVGGTALTVLTSSMAPKYPAGTLIVTKPTPVDEIRVGDVLTYQIASGSPAVISHRVITRTISTDGETTFTTKGDNNSDADPEPVREVQVKGTLWYAIPQLGWVNNALSGESRGILVPVAAGGLFAYAAYLFGSAAVARHRRWRIRR, encoded by the coding sequence GTGAGCCGCCACAGCACAGCGGTCGCGCCCGCGTCCGGACGGCTGCCGCTCGACGGACGCGCCGCCGTGCACGCGGGAGGCGCACGCCACGAACGTCGCGCACCCGCCGAGAAGACCCTCGTGCAGTACCTCGGTGTGGCCGTCAGCGCCGCGGTGCTCGTCATCGTCGTCGCCCTCGCCGCCCTGGTGATCGTGCTGCCGCTCGCCGTCGGGGGTACCGCGCTCACGGTGCTGACGAGCTCGATGGCGCCGAAGTACCCGGCCGGGACCCTCATCGTCACCAAGCCCACCCCGGTCGACGAGATCCGGGTCGGCGACGTGCTCACCTACCAGATCGCCTCGGGCAGCCCCGCGGTGATCTCCCACCGCGTGATCACCCGCACCATCAGCACCGACGGCGAGACCACGTTCACCACCAAGGGCGACAACAACTCCGACGCCGACCCGGAACCGGTGCGCGAGGTGCAGGTGAAGGGCACGCTCTGGTACGCGATCCCGCAGCTCGGCTGGGTCAACAACGCCCTCTCGGGGGAGAGCCGCGGCATCCTCGTCCCCGTCGCCGCGGGCGGACTGTTCGCCTACGCGGCGTACCTGTTCGGGTCGGCCGCCGTAGCCCGCCACAGGAGGTGGCGGATTCGCCGATAG
- a CDS encoding alpha-1,4-glucan--maltose-1-phosphate maltosyltransferase — MAATTDVATPTQYVSKIGRIPIRFLNPQQPEGRWPAKGFAGEVIPFSATIFREGHDQIGGALLLTDPAGSTTRYPLHPGAPGTDSWHTDAQVTSAGAWSYVIEAFTDDWATWLHNAEIKMRAGIDVEVMAAMGLELLARLASSTRKASVRSVVATATASLSDTSLSPADRIAAVENTALAEAIAASPLVSLVTQSERIPLRVERPRAGLGSWYEFFPRSEGAKQRKDGSWVSGTFRTAAKRLPAVADMGFDVVYLPPIHPIGRSFRKGPNNTLVAGPHDPGSPWAIGSADGGHDAVHPELGTVKDFGYFLAQAKKSGIEVAIDLALQCSPDHPWVTEHPEWFTTLPDGSIAYAENPPKKYQDIYPINFDNDYEGLRQEILRIVKYWIGVGVTIFRVDNPHTKPLDFWEWLLHEVAVDRPDVVFFAEAFTRPAMMQSLAAVGFQQSYTYFTWRNTKVELEEYLHEVSKVTSATFRPNFFVNTPDILTEYLQFGGRPAYKVRAAIAATASPSWGVYSGYELFENVARPGAEENIDNEKFEFKPRDYAAAEATGDSLAPYLRRLNEIRAQHPALRQLRNLDVHWSDDDSMLVYSKYLPARFTGTDTADGIIVIANVDPHSVRETTVHLDTTRFGIPLGEEFTVTDLVTQSTYTWGGDNYVRLDAFTEPVHILSVEYSKGS; from the coding sequence GTGGCCGCGACCACCGACGTAGCAACACCGACGCAGTATGTTTCGAAGATCGGCAGGATCCCCATCCGGTTCCTGAACCCGCAGCAGCCCGAGGGCCGCTGGCCGGCCAAGGGTTTCGCCGGGGAGGTCATCCCGTTCTCCGCGACGATCTTCCGCGAGGGCCACGACCAGATCGGTGGCGCTCTCCTGCTCACCGATCCGGCCGGCAGCACCACGCGGTACCCGCTCCACCCAGGAGCTCCGGGCACCGACTCATGGCACACCGACGCGCAGGTCACCTCGGCCGGCGCGTGGTCGTACGTGATCGAGGCGTTCACCGACGACTGGGCAACCTGGTTGCACAACGCAGAGATCAAGATGCGAGCCGGCATCGACGTCGAGGTCATGGCCGCGATGGGGCTCGAGCTACTCGCCCGCCTCGCGTCATCCACCCGTAAGGCCTCGGTACGCTCCGTGGTCGCCACGGCCACCGCTTCCCTTTCCGACACGTCCCTCTCCCCCGCCGACCGCATCGCGGCCGTCGAGAACACGGCACTCGCCGAGGCCATCGCCGCCAGCCCGCTGGTCAGCCTCGTCACCCAGAGCGAGCGGATTCCGCTCCGAGTCGAGCGTCCTCGCGCCGGCCTCGGCAGCTGGTACGAATTCTTCCCCCGCAGCGAGGGCGCGAAGCAGCGCAAGGACGGGTCGTGGGTCTCCGGCACATTCCGCACCGCCGCCAAGCGGCTCCCCGCCGTGGCCGATATGGGCTTCGACGTGGTCTACCTGCCGCCGATCCACCCGATCGGCCGCAGCTTCCGCAAGGGTCCGAACAACACGCTGGTCGCCGGCCCCCACGACCCCGGCTCGCCCTGGGCCATCGGTTCCGCCGACGGCGGCCACGATGCCGTCCACCCCGAGCTCGGCACCGTCAAGGACTTCGGCTACTTCCTCGCCCAGGCGAAGAAGAGCGGCATCGAGGTCGCGATCGACCTCGCGCTGCAGTGCTCGCCCGACCACCCGTGGGTGACCGAGCATCCCGAGTGGTTCACGACGCTTCCCGACGGTTCGATCGCCTACGCCGAGAACCCGCCCAAGAAGTACCAGGACATCTACCCGATCAACTTCGACAACGACTACGAGGGGCTCCGCCAGGAGATCCTGCGCATCGTGAAGTACTGGATCGGCGTCGGCGTCACCATCTTCCGGGTCGACAACCCGCACACCAAGCCGCTCGACTTCTGGGAGTGGCTGCTGCACGAGGTCGCGGTCGACCGGCCCGACGTCGTCTTCTTCGCCGAGGCGTTCACGCGTCCCGCGATGATGCAGTCGCTCGCGGCCGTCGGCTTCCAGCAGTCGTACACCTACTTCACCTGGCGCAACACGAAGGTGGAGCTCGAGGAGTACCTGCACGAGGTGTCGAAGGTGACGAGCGCGACCTTCCGTCCGAACTTCTTCGTCAATACCCCTGACATCCTCACCGAGTACCTGCAGTTCGGCGGGCGACCCGCCTACAAGGTGCGGGCAGCCATCGCCGCGACCGCCAGCCCGAGCTGGGGCGTCTATTCGGGGTACGAGCTGTTCGAGAACGTCGCCCGCCCCGGCGCCGAAGAGAACATCGACAACGAGAAGTTCGAGTTCAAGCCACGCGACTACGCCGCGGCGGAGGCGACCGGCGACTCGCTCGCCCCGTACCTGCGCCGGCTCAACGAGATCCGCGCCCAGCACCCCGCGCTGCGGCAGCTGCGCAACCTCGATGTCCACTGGAGCGACGACGACTCGATGCTCGTCTACTCCAAGTACCTGCCCGCCCGGTTCACCGGCACGGACACGGCCGACGGCATCATCGTCATCGCGAACGTCGACCCGCACTCGGTGCGCGAGACAACCGTGCACCTCGACACCACCCGCTTCGGGATCCCCCTCGGCGAAGAATTCACCGTGACCGACCTGGTCACGCAATCGACATACACCTGGGGAGGGGACAACTACGTGCGGCTCGACGCCTTCACCGAACCCGTCCACATCCTCAGCGTCGAGTACTCGAAAGGCTCCTGA
- a CDS encoding alternate-type signal peptide domain-containing protein codes for MNKLVKGAVATAVGAALLMGGAGTFAYWNDSVGITGGTIVAGNLSVVDATPSDGVWTVQKDGTGTATTVPAIASFVASPGDRFTYTKTVKINATGNNLVATLALTPGSIAAVTPATAANTALASYLTSTASISATGTGISAGSVAGTYNVTAGAAGVTSRDVTLTVVINFPKSTTAGFENNTKLGSVNLSGLAVTLNQQ; via the coding sequence ATGAACAAGCTTGTCAAGGGTGCCGTTGCTACCGCCGTCGGAGCAGCCCTGCTCATGGGTGGCGCCGGAACCTTCGCCTACTGGAACGACTCGGTGGGCATCACCGGCGGCACGATCGTCGCCGGAAACCTGTCCGTCGTCGACGCGACGCCCTCGGACGGCGTCTGGACCGTGCAGAAGGACGGCACGGGCACCGCGACCACCGTGCCCGCGATCGCCAGCTTCGTAGCCTCGCCGGGCGACCGCTTCACCTACACGAAGACCGTGAAGATCAACGCCACGGGTAACAACCTCGTCGCGACCCTCGCTCTGACCCCCGGATCGATCGCGGCCGTCACTCCCGCGACCGCCGCGAACACCGCGCTGGCCAGCTACCTCACCTCGACCGCGTCGATCTCCGCCACCGGAACCGGCATCAGCGCCGGAAGCGTCGCCGGAACCTACAACGTCACGGCAGGCGCCGCCGGGGTCACCTCGCGCGACGTCACCCTCACCGTCGTGATCAACTTCCCGAAATCGACCACGGCCGGCTTCGAGAACAACACGAAGCTCGGCTCGGTGAACCTCAGCGGTCTCGCCGTCACCCTCAACCAGCAGTAA
- the glgX gene encoding glycogen debranching protein GlgX codes for MSTDSAPRPLGVRATATGGELRVWSANATAMELCLYDEKDANWLVSAVPMVRDDDDVWTAESPALVAGARYSVRASGPKGPTHHFDPTLDLIDPYARGLARTNAGEWRSYVQDDAFDWEGVTKPGIPMDHTVLYEAHVKGLSKLNPDVPEELRGTYAGLGDPATIRYLKDLGITSVELLPIHQSVSEQRLIKQGLTNYWGYNTLNFFTPHAEYATKEAQTGGTGAVLREVKTMVKNLHAAGIEVILDVVYNHTAEEGPTGPTTSLRGIDNESYYRQNSQGHYIDVTGCGNTVDFAIPAAQQLVLDSLRYWANEVQVDGFRFDLAVTLGRDENVEFDARHPLLAAIVEDPALAGVKMIAEPWDVGMGGWQVGRFPAGWSEWNDGYRDRMRDFWLTDIGAARANGLAPNGIGSLARRLAGSAHVFPQNRGPMASVNFITAHDGFTMADLTAYYTKHNLGNGERNRDGTGNNHSFNHGIEGPTDDATILAARCKAIRNLMGTLVLSAGIPMITAGDEFGRSQRGNNNAYCHDSELTWLSWQREDWQRDLQEVSTLLLRLRRENPALRPVRFGRFGETVPSATQMDWYNKEGLSMSEDDWDSPAERTLQYLAASTPEFEDFNRILLIVHGLEDAITVTLPEHEGVTGYTLLWDSSLTTKPVGEHVPGSELTVAGTSMQLFRAH; via the coding sequence ATGTCTACCGATTCCGCACCACGACCGCTGGGCGTCCGTGCCACCGCGACCGGGGGCGAGCTGCGCGTCTGGTCGGCGAACGCCACGGCGATGGAGCTGTGCCTGTACGACGAGAAGGACGCGAACTGGCTGGTCTCGGCCGTACCGATGGTGCGCGACGACGACGACGTGTGGACCGCCGAGTCCCCCGCGCTCGTCGCCGGCGCCCGCTATTCCGTGCGCGCCTCCGGCCCGAAGGGGCCCACCCACCACTTCGACCCGACGCTCGACCTCATCGACCCGTACGCGCGCGGCCTCGCCCGCACCAACGCGGGCGAATGGCGGTCGTACGTGCAGGACGACGCTTTCGATTGGGAGGGTGTGACGAAGCCCGGCATCCCGATGGACCACACGGTGCTGTACGAGGCCCACGTGAAGGGGCTCAGCAAGCTCAACCCCGACGTGCCCGAAGAGCTGCGCGGCACCTACGCCGGACTCGGCGACCCGGCGACCATCCGCTACCTGAAAGACCTCGGCATCACCTCGGTCGAGCTCCTCCCGATCCACCAGTCGGTGAGCGAGCAGCGGCTGATCAAGCAGGGGCTCACCAATTACTGGGGCTACAACACCCTCAACTTCTTCACCCCGCACGCCGAGTACGCCACCAAGGAAGCGCAGACCGGCGGCACCGGCGCCGTGCTGCGCGAGGTGAAGACCATGGTGAAGAACCTGCACGCGGCCGGCATCGAGGTGATCCTCGACGTGGTCTACAACCACACCGCCGAGGAGGGACCCACCGGCCCCACCACGAGCCTGCGCGGCATCGACAACGAGTCGTACTACCGGCAGAACAGCCAGGGCCACTACATCGACGTCACCGGGTGCGGCAACACCGTCGACTTCGCCATCCCGGCGGCGCAGCAGCTCGTGCTCGACTCGCTCAGGTACTGGGCCAACGAGGTGCAGGTCGACGGCTTCCGGTTCGACCTGGCCGTCACGCTCGGGCGCGACGAGAACGTCGAGTTCGACGCCCGGCACCCGCTGCTCGCCGCGATCGTCGAGGACCCCGCGCTGGCCGGCGTGAAGATGATCGCCGAGCCGTGGGACGTGGGGATGGGCGGCTGGCAGGTCGGCCGGTTCCCCGCCGGCTGGTCGGAGTGGAACGACGGCTACCGCGACCGCATGCGCGACTTCTGGCTCACCGACATCGGCGCGGCCCGCGCCAACGGCCTCGCCCCCAACGGGATCGGCTCGCTCGCGCGTCGGCTCGCGGGGTCTGCCCACGTCTTCCCGCAGAACCGCGGGCCCATGGCATCCGTCAATTTCATCACCGCCCACGACGGTTTCACGATGGCCGACCTGACGGCGTACTACACGAAGCACAACCTCGGCAACGGCGAGAGGAACCGCGACGGCACGGGCAACAACCACTCGTTCAATCACGGCATCGAGGGTCCGACCGACGACGCGACGATCCTCGCGGCGCGCTGCAAGGCGATCCGCAACCTGATGGGCACGCTCGTCCTGAGCGCCGGCATCCCGATGATCACGGCGGGCGACGAGTTCGGCCGCAGCCAGCGGGGCAACAACAACGCCTACTGCCACGACAGCGAGCTGACCTGGCTCTCCTGGCAGCGCGAGGACTGGCAGCGCGACCTGCAGGAGGTCTCGACCCTGCTGCTGCGCCTGCGTCGCGAGAACCCGGCGCTGCGCCCGGTGCGGTTCGGGCGCTTCGGCGAGACCGTGCCGAGCGCCACCCAGATGGACTGGTACAACAAAGAGGGCCTCTCGATGTCGGAGGACGACTGGGACTCCCCCGCCGAGCGCACGCTGCAGTACCTCGCCGCGTCGACGCCCGAGTTCGAGGACTTCAACCGCATCCTGCTGATCGTGCACGGCCTCGAGGACGCGATCACCGTGACACTGCCCGAGCACGAGGGCGTCACCGGCTACACGCTGCTCTGGGACTCGTCGCTCACCACGAAGCCCGTCGGCGAGCACGTGCCCGGCAGCGAGCTCACGGTGGCCGGCACGTCGATGCAGCTGTTCCGCGCGCACTGA
- a CDS encoding RICIN domain-containing protein: MTRERGLSRIPGLRASAVIAAVVLVVGIGSTASFAAWTGTTAKSASVTAASTALTSSGISGLAATYKPGLPGVTASALTDTVLVTVANTGTTPLAYGITSSGGDATLNGQITLQVWKAAGTTCAAATAVAANATSGTLAAPPAMPSDAASAAAGATLTLCMRTTSAGTYTTTGTTSPTVTVTGTVGTSWTASAAASFTQVTAFNWYQVVHALSDKCMDSNGGGVATGTTLILYPCKALSTTSNQSFRFAQVGATAYYRIYIGAGTTSGPVVAANNNVIGTAVSLQPVTLGDVAASNNQQWMVVAHGTAGDFRLVLKNPSNLGATLCLNMPSSTDVTGFTVTACGTNATPGTTVYNSQHFNFTEVP, encoded by the coding sequence GTGACCCGCGAGCGCGGCCTCTCCCGCATCCCGGGCCTCCGGGCTTCCGCGGTCATCGCCGCCGTCGTGCTCGTCGTCGGCATCGGATCGACCGCGAGCTTCGCCGCCTGGACCGGCACCACCGCCAAGTCGGCGAGCGTCACTGCCGCGAGCACCGCGCTCACCAGCTCCGGTATCTCCGGCCTCGCGGCGACCTACAAGCCCGGCCTGCCCGGCGTCACCGCGTCCGCGCTCACCGACACCGTGCTCGTCACCGTCGCGAACACCGGCACGACGCCGCTGGCGTACGGGATCACCTCGTCGGGCGGCGACGCGACCCTCAACGGCCAGATCACGCTCCAGGTGTGGAAGGCGGCGGGGACCACCTGCGCGGCCGCCACCGCGGTCGCCGCGAACGCGACGTCCGGCACCCTCGCGGCCCCGCCCGCGATGCCGTCGGATGCCGCGTCCGCTGCCGCGGGAGCGACGCTCACTCTCTGCATGCGGACGACGAGCGCGGGCACGTACACGACCACCGGCACCACGAGCCCGACCGTCACCGTCACCGGGACCGTCGGCACCAGCTGGACGGCGTCGGCCGCGGCATCCTTCACGCAGGTCACGGCTTTCAACTGGTACCAGGTCGTGCACGCGCTGAGCGACAAGTGCATGGACTCCAACGGCGGCGGCGTGGCGACCGGCACGACGTTGATCCTCTACCCGTGCAAGGCGCTGTCGACGACGAGCAACCAGTCCTTCCGGTTCGCCCAGGTCGGCGCCACCGCGTACTACCGCATCTACATCGGCGCGGGCACGACGAGCGGGCCGGTCGTCGCGGCGAACAACAACGTCATCGGCACCGCCGTCTCGCTGCAGCCGGTGACCCTCGGCGACGTCGCCGCCTCGAACAACCAGCAGTGGATGGTGGTCGCCCACGGCACTGCCGGCGACTTCCGACTGGTGCTCAAGAACCCGTCGAACCTCGGCGCCACGCTGTGCCTGAACATGCCGTCGTCGACCGACGTCACCGGGTTCACCGTCACGGCCTGCGGCACGAACGCGACCCCGGGGACGACGGTCTACAACTCCCAGCACTTCAACTTCACCGAGGTGCCCTAG
- the ybaK gene encoding Cys-tRNA(Pro) deacylase, producing MSKRTDAAAGTPATLALTAAGIRFLPHAYDHDPGTTNYGIEAATALGLDPEQVFKTLLADVDGALVVAIVPVTGKLDLRALAREVGGKKAVMADPAVAQRKTGYIVGGISPIGQKNPHTTVLDETAELYPSIFVSGGRRGFDIELAPADLLAITNGTTAAIARE from the coding sequence ATGTCGAAACGCACGGATGCCGCAGCCGGGACCCCCGCGACCCTCGCCCTCACCGCGGCGGGAATCCGGTTCCTCCCCCACGCCTACGACCACGACCCGGGCACCACGAACTACGGCATCGAGGCCGCGACCGCGCTGGGACTCGACCCCGAGCAGGTGTTCAAGACGCTGCTCGCCGACGTCGACGGCGCGCTCGTCGTCGCGATCGTGCCGGTGACCGGCAAGCTCGACCTGCGCGCGCTCGCCCGGGAGGTGGGCGGCAAGAAGGCAGTGATGGCCGATCCCGCGGTCGCGCAGCGCAAGACCGGGTACATCGTCGGCGGCATCAGCCCGATCGGCCAGAAGAACCCGCACACCACGGTGCTCGACGAGACCGCGGAACTCTACCCCTCGATCTTCGTCTCCGGCGGACGTCGCGGATTCGACATCGAACTCGCCCCCGCCGACCTGCTGGCCATCACGAACGGCACGACGGCCGCGATCGCCCGGGAGTGA
- a CDS encoding TasA family protein — translation MITATLVAAIALVLSLSAVGGTYAFLSSSQSIALVSATGETSTTISAGTATLAVNGDAISMTALYPGITKTAEFTVTNTGSTSLALSVDSIAGPTAANGLTATVARGTCASAAPAFASGSLGLTLAAQASSTMCLSVAMPTTAPSSAQGVTSSLSVALTGTQP, via the coding sequence ATGATCACGGCGACCCTCGTCGCCGCGATCGCGCTGGTGCTCTCACTCTCGGCCGTCGGCGGTACCTACGCCTTTCTGAGCTCGAGCCAGTCGATCGCCCTGGTCAGCGCGACCGGCGAGACCTCCACCACCATCTCGGCCGGCACGGCCACTCTCGCAGTGAACGGGGACGCGATCAGCATGACCGCCCTCTACCCCGGCATCACGAAGACGGCCGAGTTCACCGTGACCAACACGGGCAGCACGAGCCTGGCCCTCAGCGTCGACTCGATCGCGGGCCCCACCGCCGCCAACGGCCTCACCGCCACCGTCGCCCGCGGCACCTGCGCGAGCGCGGCCCCCGCGTTCGCGTCCGGATCGCTCGGCCTCACCCTCGCCGCGCAGGCGTCCAGCACGATGTGCCTGAGCGTGGCCATGCCCACGACCGCGCCGAGCTCGGCGCAGGGCGTCACCTCGTCCCTCTCCGTCGCTCTCACGGGGACGCAGCCGTGA
- the glgP gene encoding alpha-glucan family phosphorylase gives MKAIRRFTVRTVLPEALSGLEELSSNLRWSWHEPTKQLFASISPDGWEASGHDPIGLLGAVEPERLDELAADDDFVARTDALRDELHTYLSEPRWYQTLADAPASIAYFSPEYGIAAALPQYSGGLGILAGDHLKSASDLGVPIIAVGLFYRSGYFRQAISREGWQQETYPVLDPDGLPLSVLRHPDGRAAMITLALPDGRALAARIWRVKVGRVTLLLLDTDVPENDDELRSVTDRLYGGGGEHRLLQELLLGIGGVRAIGVFTELTGTAEPLVFHTNEGHAGFLGLERISDLIGDGLSFTEALQVVRAGTVFTTHTPVPAGIDRFESTLIERYFSTELLPGVDVADVLALGAEDYDGGVTGTFNMAVMGLRLGQRANGVSKLHGHVSRGMFGALWPGFDEDDVPITSVTNGVHAPSWTDPILTDLATAKFGAGNAFDADWTSEHVSDGELWQARNAMRQQLVTDARRRVGDAWSEQNPGVGDPSWYSSLLDPNILTIGFARRVPTYKRLTLMLHDEERLRSLLLHPERPIQIVIAGKSHPADDEGKRLIQRLVEFASEIDVRERIVFLPNYDIAMAKLLYPGTDVWLNNPLRPLEACGTSGMKAALNGSLNLSILDGWWAEYYDEENGWAIPSADSAGDGAERDKLEADSMYDLIEHQIAPRFYDRGDDGVPHRWVQSIRHTLSTLTPALSADRMVREYVERLYIPAATAEETISAGTYQPARELSLWKSKVEAEWPAVHVTHVESGGVDAVPQVGDTLHVRAQVELGGLTADDVTVEVVYGRAREGDRLADTHQESLELTGAANGVSTFAGTVPLGRAGSFGYNVRVVPRHPLLASAAEMGLIAVAV, from the coding sequence GTGAAAGCCATCCGTAGGTTTACCGTCCGCACCGTACTTCCCGAGGCACTGAGCGGTCTGGAGGAGTTGTCCAGCAATCTGCGTTGGTCGTGGCACGAGCCGACCAAACAGCTGTTCGCGTCCATCTCGCCCGACGGCTGGGAGGCGAGCGGGCACGACCCGATCGGCCTGCTCGGAGCGGTCGAGCCGGAGCGGCTCGACGAGCTCGCCGCCGACGACGACTTCGTCGCCCGCACCGACGCGCTGCGCGACGAGCTGCACACCTACCTCTCCGAGCCGCGCTGGTACCAGACCCTGGCCGACGCCCCCGCCTCGATCGCCTACTTCTCGCCGGAATACGGCATCGCCGCGGCGCTGCCGCAGTACTCGGGCGGTCTCGGCATCCTCGCCGGCGACCACCTGAAGAGCGCGTCCGACCTCGGCGTGCCGATCATCGCCGTCGGACTCTTCTACCGCTCGGGCTACTTCCGCCAGGCCATCTCGCGCGAGGGCTGGCAGCAGGAGACCTACCCCGTGCTCGACCCCGACGGCCTGCCGCTCAGCGTGCTGCGCCACCCCGACGGCCGGGCAGCGATGATCACCCTCGCCCTACCCGACGGGCGCGCGCTCGCCGCGCGCATCTGGCGGGTCAAGGTCGGCCGCGTCACGCTACTTCTGCTCGACACGGACGTTCCCGAGAACGACGACGAGCTGCGCTCGGTCACCGACCGGCTGTACGGCGGCGGCGGCGAGCACCGCCTGCTGCAGGAACTGCTGCTCGGCATCGGCGGGGTGCGCGCCATCGGTGTGTTCACCGAGCTGACCGGCACCGCCGAACCGCTCGTCTTCCACACCAACGAGGGGCACGCGGGCTTCCTCGGCCTCGAACGCATCAGCGACCTCATCGGCGACGGGCTGTCGTTCACCGAGGCACTGCAGGTGGTGCGCGCCGGCACGGTCTTCACGACCCACACCCCGGTGCCCGCGGGAATCGACCGGTTCGAATCCACGCTCATCGAGCGGTATTTCTCGACCGAGCTGCTGCCGGGCGTCGATGTCGCCGACGTGCTCGCCCTCGGCGCGGAGGACTACGACGGCGGCGTCACCGGCACATTCAACATGGCCGTCATGGGCCTGCGCCTCGGGCAGCGTGCCAACGGCGTCTCGAAGCTGCACGGGCACGTCTCGCGCGGCATGTTCGGCGCACTCTGGCCGGGATTCGACGAGGACGACGTGCCGATCACCTCTGTCACCAACGGCGTACACGCGCCCAGCTGGACCGACCCGATCCTCACCGACCTGGCCACGGCCAAGTTCGGCGCCGGCAACGCGTTCGACGCCGACTGGACGAGCGAGCACGTCTCGGACGGCGAGCTCTGGCAGGCGCGCAATGCGATGCGCCAGCAGCTCGTCACCGACGCCCGCCGCCGCGTGGGCGACGCGTGGAGCGAGCAGAACCCCGGCGTGGGCGACCCGTCGTGGTACTCGTCGCTGCTCGACCCGAACATCCTCACCATCGGCTTCGCGCGCCGCGTGCCCACCTACAAGCGCCTCACCCTGATGCTGCACGACGAGGAGCGGCTGCGCTCCCTGCTGCTGCACCCCGAGCGTCCGATCCAGATCGTGATCGCCGGAAAGTCGCACCCGGCCGACGACGAGGGCAAGCGCCTCATCCAGCGCCTGGTCGAGTTCGCGTCCGAGATCGACGTGCGCGAGCGCATCGTCTTCCTGCCGAACTACGACATCGCCATGGCCAAGCTCCTCTACCCGGGCACCGACGTCTGGCTCAACAACCCGCTGCGGCCGCTCGAGGCCTGCGGCACCTCCGGCATGAAGGCGGCGCTCAACGGCTCGCTCAACCTGTCGATCCTCGACGGCTGGTGGGCGGAGTACTACGACGAGGAGAACGGCTGGGCGATCCCGTCCGCCGACTCCGCGGGCGACGGTGCGGAACGCGACAAGCTCGAGGCCGACAGCATGTACGACCTGATCGAGCACCAGATCGCCCCGCGGTTCTACGACCGCGGCGACGACGGCGTGCCGCACCGCTGGGTGCAGTCGATCCGGCACACGCTCTCGACGCTGACCCCCGCGCTCTCCGCCGACCGCATGGTGCGCGAGTACGTCGAGCGGCTGTACATCCCCGCCGCGACCGCCGAGGAGACGATTTCGGCCGGGACGTACCAGCCCGCCCGCGAGCTCTCGCTCTGGAAGTCCAAGGTCGAGGCGGAGTGGCCCGCCGTGCACGTGACCCATGTCGAATCCGGCGGGGTGGATGCCGTGCCGCAGGTGGGCGACACCCTGCACGTGCGTGCGCAAGTCGAGCTGGGCGGCCTGACCGCGGACGACGTCACCGTCGAGGTGGTCTACGGACGCGCCCGCGAGGGCGACCGTCTCGCCGACACGCACCAGGAGTCGCTCGAACTCACGGGCGCGGCAAACGGGGTATCGACATTCGCCGGTACCGTGCCGCTGGGCCGGGCGGGCAGCTTCGGCTACAACGTGCGCGTGGTGCCGCGGCATCCATTGCTCGCCTCTGCCGCCGAGATGGGGCTCATCGCCGTCGCGGTGTAG